GCGTGAAATTGGGGTCTTCGAGCAGCTTGAACTTGTCGATGGTGATGACCCAGGCGGCGAGCAGTCCGGCCGCTCCGGTGATCACGAGGAGCCAGGAGAAGGCCCGGCTCGCCCCGATCGTGCCGCCGCCGTCCCGGCCGGAGCCGACCTCGTCCACCGCTGCCTTCGCCATGTCACCTTTTCCCTCGCTCGACCGGCCTTGTGGGCACGGTCATTCTGCAACACGGACCTGTCGCCGGGCCGTTCGCGCGGGATAAGGCCGTTCGCGCGGGATGAGGAAGGGCCCGGACCAGGGTGCGGTCCGGGCCCTTCCGTACGGCGGATCAGGCCAGCTTGGCCCGTACGGCGTCCACGAGCTCGTCGACGGCGACGGCCTGCTGCTCGCCGGACTCCATGTCCTTGAGCTGCACGACGCCCTCGGCGAGGTCGCGCTCACCGGCGACGACGGCGAGGCGGGCACCGGAGCGGTTGGCGTCCTTCATGGCGCCCTTGAGGCCCTTGCCGCCGAAGGAGAAGTCGGCGGCGACGCCGGCCCTGCGGAGCTCGGTGACCTTGCCGAAGAGGAGGCGGCGGGCCTCCTCGCCGATGGCCACGGCGAAGACGCTGGTGGCGGCGGGGATGTCGAGCTCGACGCCCTCCGCCTCCAGGGCGAGGACCGTGCGGTCCACGCCGAGGGCCCAGCCCACCGACGGCAGCGCGGGGCCGCCGATCATCTCGGAGAGGCCGTCGTAGCGGCCGCCGCCGCCGACCGCCGACTGCGAGCCGAGACCGTCGTGGACGAACTCGAAGGTGGTGCGGGTGTAGTAGTCCAGGCCGCGCACCAGCTTCGGGTCGTCCTCGAAGACGACGCCCGCCGCGGTGATCAGGGCGCGCACCTCCTCGTGGTACGCCTTGCACGCGTCGCACAGGTAGTCGCGCAGGAGCGGCGCGTCGACCAGCTGCTTCTGGACGTCGGCCCGCTTGTCGTCGAGGACGCGCAGCGGGTTGATCTCGGCGCGGCGCAGGGTCTCCTCGTCGAGGTCGAGGCCGCGCAGGAAGGTCTGGAGGGCCTCCCGGTAGACGGGGCGGCACTCCTTGTCGCCGAGCGAGTTGAGCAGGATGCGGAAGTTCCGCAGGCCCAGCGAGCGGTAGGCCTCGTCGGCCAGGATGATCAGCTCGGCGTCGAGCGCCGGGTCCTCGGCGCCGATCGCCTCGGCACCGACCTGGGAGAAGTGCCTGTAGCGGCCCTTCTGCGGGCGCTCGTAGCGGTAGTACGAGCCGGAGTACCAGAGCTTGACCGGCAGGTTGCCCTGCTTGTGGAGGTTCGCCTCCAGAGCGGCGCGCAGCACGGAGGCGGTGCCCTCGGGACGCAGGGCGAGCTTGTCGCCGCCCTTGGTCTCGAAGGCGTACATCTCCTTGGTCACGATGTCGGTGGACTCGCCGACGCCGCGGGCGAAGAGGTTCACGTCCTCGAAGCCGGGGGTCTCGACGTAGCCGTATCCGGACTTGCGCAGCGGTCCGGAGATCGCGTCCCGGACCGCCAGGTACTTGGCGGAGTAGGGCGGGATCAGGTCGTACGTGCCCTTGGGGGCCTTGAAGGTGCTCACGAAAGTCGTCACATTCCTCGTCGGGGAGCGTCCGTGCTACTGCCCCTGTGGCGGCCAGCCGCCACTTCTCGCAGATAGGGGTTCGTGGCGCGCTCCTGGCCGATGGTCGTCTGGGGACCGTGTCCCGACAGGACCACGGTCGAGTTGTCGAGCGGCAGGCACACGCGGGCCAGCGACGCGAGCATCTCGTCCATGTCACCGCCGGGAAGGTCGGTGCGTCCGATGGAGCCGGCGAACAGCAGATCCCCGGAGAAGAACACGGAGGGGATCTCCGTGGTCTCGGGCATCTGGAAGGTCACCGACCCCTTGGTATGACCGGGCGCGTGGGCGACGGAGAACTCCAGACCGGCGAGCTTCAGCCGGGCGCCGTCGGTGAGCTCGCGCACGTCGTCGGGCTCTCCCACGGTCAGCTCGCCCATGAGGGGCATCCCGATGGAGCGGCCGATGGCCTTCTCCGGGTCGCTCATCATGTAGCGGTCGGACGGGTGGATCCACGCGGGGACGTCATGGGCGCCGCACACCGGAACGACGGAGGCGACATGGTCGATGTGTCCATGGGTGAGGACGACGGCGACGGGCTTGAGCCGATGCTTCTTCAGCGTCTCCTCGACCCCCTGGGCGGCCTGGTGGCCCGGGTCGATGATCACGCACTCCTCGCCTGCGGCGGGGGCGACCAGATAGCAGTTGGTCCCCCAGGCCCCGGCGGGGAACCCGGCAATCAGCACGTTCGTCCTTAGGTGTCGTCCGGCACGGGGGCGCGGAACTCGTAGAAAACACGGAATGCGGCAGATCAGAGCCTACCGGCGGTGCCGGTTCCACAGCCAACCCGTATACGGTACGGGCACATCCGGCCAGGACAGGAACAACCGAGCGACAGGAGCGGACCCGGTGGTCACCAGCGATCAGCGACGGCGGCAGCTTGCCAGGGAGAAGTACGCGCGGCAGCAGCAGCGGCGGGAGGAGAACCGGCGCAAGGCGAAGCGCCGCAACACCGTCATCGCGGCCGCCCTCGCGGTGGTGCTGGCCGCGGGCGGCGCCGTGTACGCCTCCGTGGCGCTGACGGGCGACTCCTCGAAGGGCTCGGACAGCGCGGCGGGCGACACGCCCACCACCCCGGCGCCCACGGAGAGCGAGTCGTCGAGCCCGGAGCCGAAGCTGACCGTGGACCAGAAGGCCACGTACGCCATGGCCCTGAAGACCAACGAGGGCGAGATCACGATCACCATGGACGCGGGGAAGACCCCGCACACGGTGAACTCCTTCAAGCACCTCGCCGACAAGAAGTACTTCGACGGGACCAAGTGCCACCGCCTCACGACCCAGGGCATCTACGTGCTCCAGTGCGGCGACCCCAAGGGCGACGGCACCGGCGGCCCCGGCTACACGATCCCCGACGAGAACCTGACCGCCCTCGGCAAGGCGGGCGCGGACGGCGCGGTGACCTTCCCGGCCGGCACGGTCGCCATGGCCAACACCGGGCAGCCGGGCACCGGCGGCTCGCAGTTCTTCCTCGTCTACAAGGACACGAAGCTGCCGCCGAGCTACACCCCCTTCGGGAAGATCGACGCGGCCGGCCTGAAGGCGGTCCAGGAGGTGGCGAAGGCCGGTGTCGAGGGCGGCGCCACGGACGGCGCTCCGAAGAAGCCCGTCACCATCGAGAAGGCGACCGTCACCAAGAAGTGAGCCCGCTCGTCCGCACGCACGCGTGACCGTGGAATCTGGGTCGCGCTGAGTGCGGACAGCCGGGCCGCGGTTCGCCTAGATTGGCGTTGTGCAGCGTGGGCCGTCGGCCGCGCTGCGATGGCGGGCGAGGCCCGCCGGGAAACTGTGGACGATGCCCGGGGGTACGACCCCGTGACGGCATCATGGTGAGGAGGCGCTGTGAGCAGCGACCCGTGGGGCCGCGTCGACGAGACGGGCACCGTGTACGTGCGGACGGCCGAGGGTGAGAAGGTCGTCGGATCGTGGCAGGCCGGCACCCCTGAGGAGGCCCTGGCCTACTTCGAGCGCAAGTACGAGGGCTTGGTTGTCGAGATCGGCCTCCTCGAGAAGCGGGTGAGGACCACCGACCTCTCGGCGAAGGACGCCACCGCGGCGATCGAGCACATCCGCAAGCAGGTCGACGAGCACCACGCCGTCGGCGACCTGGCGGCGCTCGCGACCCGCCTGGACAAGCTCGTCGAGACGGTCGACTCGCGCCGCGAGGAGCGCAAGGCCCAGAAGGCCAAGCAGACCGACGAGGCGCGCACCGCCAAGGAGAAGCTCGTCGCCGAGGCCGAGGAGCTGGCCCAGAGCGAGCAGTGGCGCTCCGCGGGCGAGCGGCTGCGGGCGCTCGTGGACACCTGGAAGGGCCTCCCCCGGCTCGACCGCAAGTCCGACGACGAGCTGTGGCACCGCTTTTCGCACGCCCGCTCGGCGTTCTCGAAGCGCCGCAAGGCGCACTTCGCGTCGCTCGACGCCCAGCGCGAGGACGCCCGCAAGGCGAAGGAGCGTCTGGTCGCCGAGGCGGAGTCGCTGTCGAACTCCACCGACTGGGGCAACACGGCGGCCCGCTACCGCGAGCTGATGGCGGAGTGGAAGGCGGCCGGCCGCGCCCAGCGCGAGCACGAGGACGACCTGTGGAACCGCTTCCGCGGCGCCCAGGACGTCTTCTTCGCGGCGCGCGGCGAGGTCTTCGCCGAGCGGGACGCGGAGCAGACCGAGAACCTCAAGCTGAAGGAGGAGCTCGCGGCCGAGGCCGAGAAGCTGGTGCCGGTGACGGACCTGAAGGCGGCGCGTGCGGCCTTCCGTTCCCTCAACGAGCGCTGGGAGGCCATCGGCCACGTCCCGCGTGACGCCCGTCCCAAGGTCGAGGGCCGGATGCACACGGTGGAGCGGGCGATCCAGGAGGCCGAGGAGGCCGAGTGGCGCCGGACGAACCCGGAGGCGCGTGCGCGTGCCGCGGGTCTGACCGGTCAGCTCCAGGACGCCGTGGAGAAGCTGCGCAAGCAGATCGACGCGGCCCGCGCCGCCGGCAACGACGCCAAGGCCGACAAGCTGTCGCGTGAGCTGGAGGGCCGTCAGGCCCTGCTCGACCAGGCGCTGAAGGGCCTGGAGGAGTTCGGCGGCTGACGCCGTGGCTGTTTCGGTACGAGGAAGGCCCCCGGCATCGCGCCGGGGGCCTTCCTCGTGCGTACGGCGCTACGGCCGACGGGCGCTACGGCCGACGGGCCGAGGTCACGCGGTAGACGTCGTAGACGCCCTCCACGCCCCGTACGGCCTTCAGGACGTGGCCCAGGTGCTTCGGGTCGCCCATCTCGAAGGTGAAGCGGGAGGTGGCCACCCGGTCGCGGGAGGTCTGGACGGCCGCCGAGAGGATGTTGACGTGCTGGTCCGAGAGGACCCGGGTGACGTCCGAGAGGAGCCGGGAGCGGTCCAGGGCCTCGACCTGGATGGCGACGAGGAAGACCGAGGACTGGGTCGGGGCCCACTCGACCTCCAGGATCCGCTCCGGCTCCCGGGACAGCGAATCCACGTTGACGCAGTCGCTGCGGTGAACCGATACGCCACTGCCCCGGGTGACGAATCCGATGATCGGGTCGCCGGGCACGGGCGTGCAGCAGCGGGCCAGCTTCACCCAGACGTCCTCGACGCCCTTGACGACGACACCGGGGTCGGCGCTGGAGCGGCGCTTGGAGCGGCCTCGGGTCGGCGGGGCGACCTCCTCGATGTCGGCGACGGCGGCCTCCTCGCCGCCGAGCGCCTGGACCAGCTTCTGCACGATGGACTGGGCGGTGACGTGGCCCTCGCCGATCGCCGCGTACAGCGAGGAGATGTCGGTGTAGCGCAGCTCGTGGGCGAGGGTGACGAGGGAGTCGCCGGTCAGGATCCGCTGGATCGGCAGGTTCTGCTTGCGCATGGCCCGCGCGATGGCGTCCTTGCCCTGCTCGATGGCCTCGTCGCGGCGCTCCTTGGAGAACCAGGCGCGGATCTTGTTGCGGGCGCGCGGGGACTTGACGAAGCCCAGCCAGTCGCGGGAGGGCCCGGCGCCGGCTGCCTTGGAGGTGAAGACCTCGACCAGGTCGCCGTTGTCGAGGGTCGATTCGAGCGGTACGAGCCGCCCGTTGACCCGCGCCCCTATCGTGCGGTGGCCGACCTCGGTGTGGACCGCGTACGAGAAGTCGACGGGGGTGGCGCCGGCGGGCAGCGCGATGACGTCGCCCTTCGGTGTGAAGACGAAGACCTCGTTGCGGGAGAGGTCGAAGCGCAGCGACTCCAGGAACTCCGAGGGGTCCTCGGTCTCCTTCTGCCAGTCGAGGAGCTGGCGCAGCCACGCCATGTCGTTGAGGTGGTCGTCCTTGCCGGCCTTCTTCGGCACGTCGGCACGGACCTTGGAGGCGCCGGCGACGGCCTCCTGCTTGTACTTCCAGTGCGCGGCGATGCCGTACTCGGCACGCCGGTGCATGTCGAAGGTCCGGATCTGCAACTCGACGGGCTTGCCGTTGGGTCCGATGACCGTCGTGTGCAGCGACTGGTACATGTTGAACTTCGGCATCGCGATGTAGTCCTTGAACCGGCCGGGGACCGGGTTCCATCGCGCGTGGACGGTGCCGAGGGCCGCGTAGCAGTCGCGGACGGTGTCCACGAGCACGCGGATGCCGACCAGGTCGTAGATCTCCGCGAAGTCACGGCCGCGGACGATCATCTTCTGGTAGACGCTGTAGTAGTGCTTGGGGCGGCCGGTGACGGTGGCCTTGATGCGGGCGGCGCGCAGGTCGGCCTGGACCTCGTCGGTCACTATGGCGAGGTACTCGTCCCGCTTGGGGGCGCGCTCGGCGACGAGCCGGACGATCTCGTCGTACATCTTGGGGTAGAGGATCGCGAAGGCGAGGTCCTCCAGCTCCCACTTGATGGTGTTCATGCCCAGGCGGTGGGCCAGGGGCGCGTAGATCTCGAGGGTCTCGCGGGCCTTCTTCTCCTGCTTCTCCCGCTTGAGGTAGCGCATGGTGCGCATGTTGTGCAGGCGGTCGGCGAGCTTGATGACCAGGACGCGCGGGTCCTTGGCCATGGCGACGACCATCTTGCGGACGGTCTCGGCCTGCGCGGCCTCGCCGAACCTGACCTTGTCGAGCTTGGTGACGCCGTCGACGAGGAGCGTGACCTGGTCGCCGAAGTCGCGGCGCAGGTCCTCGAGGCCGTACTCGGTGTCCTCGACGGTGTCGTGGAGGAGCCCGGCCATCAGGGTCGCCGGGTCCATGCCGAGCTCGGCGAGGATGGTGGTGACGGCGAGCGGGTGCGTGATGTACGGGTCGCCGCTCTTGCGCTTCTGGCCGCGGTGCCAGCGCTCGGCGACCTGGTAGGCCCGCTCGATCTGGCGGAGCGTCGCCGTCTCGATCTTGGGGTCGTTGGAGCGGACGATCCGCAGCAGCGGTTCGAGGACCGGGTTGTACGGGGAGGAGCGCTGGACGCCGAGCCGGGCGAGGCGGGCGCGGACGCGGTTGGACGAGCCGCCGGAGCGGGCGGGCGCGGGCCGCTCGGGGGCGGGGGGCGCGGGGACGGGCGCAGCAGGCGTGGGCCTGGTCTCCGCTGGCTTGTTCTGGGGCGTGCCGGTCCCCGGCGCGGCCTTTTCGGCCTTCGGGTCGGGCTGCGCGGCGGAGAGTGACTGGGCCTCGTCTGGCAAGAGCGCTCCTCGTGCGGTTCCGGGTCCCCCGGTCAGGCCCGGAAAGGCCATGGTATCGAGCCAAGAGTGGCTGTGCTCACGTGCCCGGGTTTCGGACCGCTCCCGGAGGGGCAGCGCCGTGCGGCCGGGGGGTGTTCAGGAGAACGCGGAAGGGCGCCCCGGGGATTCCCCGGAGCGCCCCGATCGGGGTGAACCCCGATGTCAGACCGTGATCAGCGCCGTGAGCGGAGCACCGCCCAGAGCCGGTTCGAGCCGGGCGCGGCCCG
The DNA window shown above is from Streptomyces vietnamensis and carries:
- the hisS gene encoding histidine--tRNA ligase, which gives rise to MSTFKAPKGTYDLIPPYSAKYLAVRDAISGPLRKSGYGYVETPGFEDVNLFARGVGESTDIVTKEMYAFETKGGDKLALRPEGTASVLRAALEANLHKQGNLPVKLWYSGSYYRYERPQKGRYRHFSQVGAEAIGAEDPALDAELIILADEAYRSLGLRNFRILLNSLGDKECRPVYREALQTFLRGLDLDEETLRRAEINPLRVLDDKRADVQKQLVDAPLLRDYLCDACKAYHEEVRALITAAGVVFEDDPKLVRGLDYYTRTTFEFVHDGLGSQSAVGGGGRYDGLSEMIGGPALPSVGWALGVDRTVLALEAEGVELDIPAATSVFAVAIGEEARRLLFGKVTELRRAGVAADFSFGGKGLKGAMKDANRSGARLAVVAGERDLAEGVVQLKDMESGEQQAVAVDELVDAVRAKLA
- a CDS encoding RelA/SpoT family protein, whose amino-acid sequence is MPDEAQSLSAAQPDPKAEKAAPGTGTPQNKPAETRPTPAAPVPAPPAPERPAPARSGGSSNRVRARLARLGVQRSSPYNPVLEPLLRIVRSNDPKIETATLRQIERAYQVAERWHRGQKRKSGDPYITHPLAVTTILAELGMDPATLMAGLLHDTVEDTEYGLEDLRRDFGDQVTLLVDGVTKLDKVRFGEAAQAETVRKMVVAMAKDPRVLVIKLADRLHNMRTMRYLKREKQEKKARETLEIYAPLAHRLGMNTIKWELEDLAFAILYPKMYDEIVRLVAERAPKRDEYLAIVTDEVQADLRAARIKATVTGRPKHYYSVYQKMIVRGRDFAEIYDLVGIRVLVDTVRDCYAALGTVHARWNPVPGRFKDYIAMPKFNMYQSLHTTVIGPNGKPVELQIRTFDMHRRAEYGIAAHWKYKQEAVAGASKVRADVPKKAGKDDHLNDMAWLRQLLDWQKETEDPSEFLESLRFDLSRNEVFVFTPKGDVIALPAGATPVDFSYAVHTEVGHRTIGARVNGRLVPLESTLDNGDLVEVFTSKAAGAGPSRDWLGFVKSPRARNKIRAWFSKERRDEAIEQGKDAIARAMRKQNLPIQRILTGDSLVTLAHELRYTDISSLYAAIGEGHVTAQSIVQKLVQALGGEEAAVADIEEVAPPTRGRSKRRSSADPGVVVKGVEDVWVKLARCCTPVPGDPIIGFVTRGSGVSVHRSDCVNVDSLSREPERILEVEWAPTQSSVFLVAIQVEALDRSRLLSDVTRVLSDQHVNILSAAVQTSRDRVATSRFTFEMGDPKHLGHVLKAVRGVEGVYDVYRVTSARRP
- a CDS encoding peptidylprolyl isomerase is translated as MVTSDQRRRQLAREKYARQQQRREENRRKAKRRNTVIAAALAVVLAAGGAVYASVALTGDSSKGSDSAAGDTPTTPAPTESESSSPEPKLTVDQKATYAMALKTNEGEITITMDAGKTPHTVNSFKHLADKKYFDGTKCHRLTTQGIYVLQCGDPKGDGTGGPGYTIPDENLTALGKAGADGAVTFPAGTVAMANTGQPGTGGSQFFLVYKDTKLPPSYTPFGKIDAAGLKAVQEVAKAGVEGGATDGAPKKPVTIEKATVTKK
- a CDS encoding DUF349 domain-containing protein, which produces MSSDPWGRVDETGTVYVRTAEGEKVVGSWQAGTPEEALAYFERKYEGLVVEIGLLEKRVRTTDLSAKDATAAIEHIRKQVDEHHAVGDLAALATRLDKLVETVDSRREERKAQKAKQTDEARTAKEKLVAEAEELAQSEQWRSAGERLRALVDTWKGLPRLDRKSDDELWHRFSHARSAFSKRRKAHFASLDAQREDARKAKERLVAEAESLSNSTDWGNTAARYRELMAEWKAAGRAQREHEDDLWNRFRGAQDVFFAARGEVFAERDAEQTENLKLKEELAAEAEKLVPVTDLKAARAAFRSLNERWEAIGHVPRDARPKVEGRMHTVERAIQEAEEAEWRRTNPEARARAAGLTGQLQDAVEKLRKQIDAARAAGNDAKADKLSRELEGRQALLDQALKGLEEFGG
- a CDS encoding MBL fold metallo-hydrolase, which codes for MLIAGFPAGAWGTNCYLVAPAAGEECVIIDPGHQAAQGVEETLKKHRLKPVAVVLTHGHIDHVASVVPVCGAHDVPAWIHPSDRYMMSDPEKAIGRSIGMPLMGELTVGEPDDVRELTDGARLKLAGLEFSVAHAPGHTKGSVTFQMPETTEIPSVFFSGDLLFAGSIGRTDLPGGDMDEMLASLARVCLPLDNSTVVLSGHGPQTTIGQERATNPYLREVAAGRHRGSSTDAPRRGM